In the Paenibacillus sp. FSL H7-0357 genome, one interval contains:
- the sufB gene encoding Fe-S cluster assembly protein SufB → MAKKAPDMEEYQYGFRDEHKSIFQSGKGLTAEIVKEISAIKNEPEWMLNFRLKALEQFRKMPMPQWGGNMDDLDFEDIQYYVRPSEKQGKTWEEVPSEIKETFDKLGIPEAEQKFLAGVSAQYESEVVYHSMQKSLEDQGVIFTDTDTALREHPELLKKFFGTIIPPTDNKFAALNSAVWSGGSFIYVPKGVKCEVPLQAYFRINSENMGQFERTLILADEDSFVHYVEGCTAPIYSTNSLHSAVVEILCMKNSRVRYTTIQNWAPNIYNLVTKRAVAEENATMEWVDGNIGSKLTMKYPAVVLKGRGAKGSVLSIAVAGKGQHQDAGAKMIHLAPDTTSTIVSKSISKHGGKVTYRGLASFGRQAEGAKSNIKCDTLILDNQSTSDTIPYNEIMNDNIVLEHEATVSKVSEEQLFYLMSRGLTEAEATQMIVMGFIEPFTKELPMEYAVEMNRLIKFEMEGSIG, encoded by the coding sequence ATGGCTAAGAAAGCGCCTGATATGGAGGAATACCAGTACGGGTTCCGTGATGAGCACAAGTCGATATTTCAGTCTGGTAAAGGACTTACGGCCGAAATTGTGAAGGAAATCTCCGCAATCAAAAACGAGCCGGAATGGATGCTGAACTTCCGCCTGAAAGCTCTGGAGCAATTCCGCAAGATGCCGATGCCTCAGTGGGGCGGCAACATGGATGATCTGGATTTCGAAGACATTCAGTACTATGTAAGACCTTCCGAGAAGCAAGGAAAAACTTGGGAGGAAGTTCCTTCCGAGATTAAAGAAACCTTCGATAAGCTGGGTATTCCGGAAGCGGAGCAGAAGTTCCTCGCCGGTGTATCAGCACAATATGAATCTGAGGTTGTTTATCACAGCATGCAGAAGAGCCTTGAAGACCAAGGGGTTATCTTCACCGATACCGATACTGCGCTGCGTGAGCATCCCGAGCTGTTAAAGAAATTCTTCGGCACGATCATTCCGCCGACAGACAATAAGTTTGCTGCACTGAACAGTGCCGTGTGGTCGGGGGGCAGCTTTATCTATGTTCCGAAGGGTGTGAAATGCGAAGTACCTCTGCAGGCTTACTTCCGTATCAACTCCGAGAACATGGGTCAGTTCGAGCGTACGCTGATCCTCGCGGATGAGGACAGCTTCGTGCATTACGTGGAAGGCTGTACCGCACCAATCTACAGCACTAATTCCCTGCATAGTGCCGTTGTTGAAATTCTGTGTATGAAGAACTCCCGTGTTCGGTATACTACTATTCAGAACTGGGCACCAAATATCTACAATCTCGTAACCAAACGTGCGGTTGCTGAAGAGAATGCTACCATGGAATGGGTGGACGGCAACATTGGTTCCAAGCTGACAATGAAGTATCCTGCGGTTGTGTTAAAAGGCCGGGGAGCCAAAGGTTCCGTATTGTCGATTGCAGTGGCAGGCAAAGGCCAGCACCAGGATGCAGGCGCCAAGATGATCCACTTGGCACCGGACACGACTTCGACGATCGTATCCAAATCGATCAGCAAGCACGGCGGCAAGGTAACTTACCGCGGACTCGCTTCCTTCGGCCGTCAGGCGGAAGGCGCGAAATCGAATATCAAATGTGATACGCTCATTCTGGATAACCAGTCCACTTCGGACACGATTCCATATAATGAGATCATGAACGATAATATCGTGCTGGAGCATGAAGCGACGGTATCCAAGGTTTCCGAGGAGCAGCTGTTCTATCTGATGAGCCGCGGTCTCACAGAAGCCGAAGCCACACAGATGATCGTCATGGGCTTCATCGAGCCGTTCACCAAAGAACTGCCGATGGAATATGCGGTCGAAATGAACCGTCTCATCAAGTTCGAGATGGAAGGAAGTATCGGATAA
- a CDS encoding dihydrofolate reductase family protein codes for MRNLIVSEFLTVDGVMEDPQWTFQYSSDEQDQFKFAELKAADALLLGRVTYEGFAAAWPNMLEQTGEYGEMMNGYAKHVVSTTLTEAGWNNSSVIKNNLVEEITKLKEQPGRDILVFGSCTLVQSLISLGLVDEYRLMVFPVVLGKGKRLFGDGLEKQGFELVQTKRFSSGVAVVCYRPAKN; via the coding sequence ATGAGAAACTTGATCGTGTCTGAATTTTTAACTGTTGACGGTGTAATGGAGGACCCGCAGTGGACCTTTCAATACAGCTCGGATGAGCAGGATCAGTTTAAATTCGCGGAGTTAAAAGCTGCCGATGCGCTGCTGCTGGGGCGCGTAACCTATGAAGGCTTTGCGGCTGCCTGGCCTAATATGCTGGAGCAGACCGGGGAATACGGCGAGATGATGAATGGTTATGCCAAACATGTAGTCTCCACAACCCTGACAGAAGCCGGGTGGAACAATTCATCTGTGATCAAGAATAATTTGGTAGAAGAAATCACGAAGCTGAAAGAGCAGCCCGGCAGAGACATTCTCGTGTTTGGCAGCTGCACGCTTGTGCAGTCCCTGATCTCGCTGGGTCTAGTGGATGAGTACCGGTTAATGGTTTTTCCGGTAGTGCTGGGCAAGGGCAAACGTCTCTTTGGAGATGGGCTGGAGAAGCAGGGTTTTGAGCTGGTGCAGACTAAGCGGTTCTCCTCCGGTGTGGCAGTAGTCTGCTACCGGCCTGCAAAGAACTAA
- a CDS encoding ABC transporter ATP-binding protein, with protein MDVLRQLRGFYREKLHYLILSILCLAAATAVGLITPNLLRRLIDDVIVPLKFTEVPVLALSVLAVVIVKACLQFAHGFFGGRLGNFLAYRLRNACYEKLQFLSFRYYDTAKTGDLMSRLTGDLEAIRNFIGFGFAQLLNVFFMVLFGSIMMFTINWQLTLVTLITMPFLAAVALRFESKIHPAFQEMRLALSSLTTAVQENITGVRTVKSFAREAYEVEKFSHRNERYKDNQIFAAELWSKFFPVMELLASVSIAILLGVGGTLVIKGRMSLGELVAFFSLIWYIIGPVWGLGFHINNYTQSKASGERVLEVLNQQIDVKDKENARELVSSEVRGEVIFDHVTFAYGNKMPAVKDIHFEAKPGAVIGFLGGTGSGKSTITQLMMRAYDVNKGSITLDGVDIREYNIRSLRSQISTVFQETFLFSSSIRNNISYGLKNVSMEEIIRAAQLAKAHDFIMEMPDGYDTVVGERGMGLSGGQKQRIAIARALLKNPRILILDDATSAVDMETEHEIQTGFQEVMRGRTTLIIAHRISSLRHADQIIVMDEGRMVQKGTHAELIEVPGPYQDVYRIQYADYLARNSVRGEGIQHEA; from the coding sequence ATGGATGTTCTCAGGCAACTGCGGGGCTTTTATCGGGAGAAGCTGCACTATCTGATTCTGTCGATTTTATGCTTGGCTGCCGCAACTGCAGTGGGGCTTATTACCCCGAATTTGCTACGAAGGTTAATTGATGATGTGATTGTTCCCCTGAAGTTTACTGAGGTGCCCGTACTCGCTCTATCTGTACTGGCCGTGGTAATCGTCAAAGCTTGCCTGCAGTTTGCGCATGGTTTTTTTGGAGGACGGCTAGGTAATTTTCTGGCCTACCGGCTGCGCAATGCCTGCTATGAGAAACTGCAATTTCTGTCTTTCCGCTACTATGATACGGCAAAGACTGGCGACCTGATGTCCCGGCTGACCGGGGACCTTGAAGCGATCCGGAATTTCATCGGCTTCGGCTTCGCCCAATTGCTGAATGTATTTTTTATGGTGCTGTTTGGGTCTATTATGATGTTCACGATCAACTGGCAGCTTACGCTCGTCACACTGATCACTATGCCTTTTCTGGCTGCAGTAGCACTCAGATTCGAATCGAAAATTCATCCGGCCTTTCAGGAGATGCGGCTTGCCCTCAGCTCTCTGACCACGGCTGTTCAGGAGAATATTACAGGTGTACGGACGGTCAAATCGTTTGCCAGAGAGGCTTATGAAGTTGAGAAATTTTCGCACCGTAATGAACGTTATAAGGATAACCAGATTTTTGCCGCCGAGCTGTGGAGCAAATTTTTCCCGGTCATGGAGCTTCTGGCCTCCGTCAGTATAGCCATTCTGCTCGGTGTCGGCGGAACGCTGGTCATCAAGGGCCGCATGTCACTGGGGGAACTGGTCGCCTTCTTCAGTCTGATCTGGTATATTATCGGTCCGGTCTGGGGTCTTGGCTTCCATATCAACAACTATACGCAATCCAAAGCTTCGGGAGAACGTGTACTTGAAGTCCTTAACCAGCAGATTGATGTAAAGGATAAGGAGAATGCCCGCGAGCTTGTATCCTCCGAGGTACGGGGCGAGGTCATTTTCGACCATGTTACATTTGCGTACGGGAATAAAATGCCGGCTGTAAAGGACATTCATTTCGAAGCGAAGCCGGGTGCGGTTATCGGGTTCCTTGGCGGTACCGGCTCCGGCAAATCGACGATTACCCAGTTGATGATGCGCGCCTATGACGTAAATAAAGGAAGCATTACACTGGATGGCGTGGATATCCGGGAATACAATATTCGCAGCCTGCGTTCGCAGATTTCGACAGTGTTTCAGGAGACGTTCCTGTTCTCGTCCTCTATCCGCAATAATATCTCTTACGGTCTCAAAAATGTGAGCATGGAGGAAATCATCCGGGCGGCACAGCTTGCCAAAGCGCATGATTTTATCATGGAGATGCCTGATGGATATGACACGGTAGTCGGAGAGCGGGGAATGGGGCTTTCGGGCGGACAGAAGCAGCGGATCGCTATCGCCCGTGCCTTGCTTAAGAATCCGCGTATCCTCATACTGGATGATGCCACGAGCGCCGTGGATATGGAGACGGAACATGAGATCCAGACCGGCTTCCAGGAGGTTATGCGCGGACGGACCACGCTGATCATTGCCCACCGGATTTCCTCTCTGCGTCATGCCGACCAGATCATCGTGATGGATGAAGGACGGATGGTTCAAAAGGGAACGCATGCGGAGCTGATTGAAGTTCCCGGCCCGTATCAGGATGTGTACCGGATTCAATACGCCGATTATCTGGCCCGGAATTCGGTGAGAGGGGAGGGGATTCAGCATGAAGCTTGA
- the sufD gene encoding Fe-S cluster assembly protein SufD encodes MTTQTILPVDAGRLSELSQSSGEPSWLKDSRLKALELAASLELPKLEKTRIERWNVNNYGTYKASQPFTALSEAPASITALIQGQEEGSLIIQRNSGAVYTRLAPELAAQGVIFTDLQTAVKEHGDLVQRYLHKAVLPDEHSIAALHAALWNGGVFLFVPKNVVIDTPLQAVLLTDDAEAAFVPHILVVAESNSSVTYVDNYVSDKTEAGLHNGAVEVFVGAGAKVRFASVHQLGVDTTDVTYRRAVVENDGTIEWIVGEMNYGDTASDTKSVLKGNGSSSDAKVIAVGSGSQKLNYTTQAQHFGKNTPSDMITRAVMRDSATSIINGITKIEKGATRADGQQTEKVLMLSPKARGDANPILLIDEDDVTAGHAASVGRVNYEQVFYLMSRGITRHDAETLIIYGFLAPVVSQIPLEGLRNQLQSLVERKLGQ; translated from the coding sequence ATGACGACGCAAACCATTCTTCCGGTGGATGCCGGACGTCTCAGCGAATTATCGCAGAGCAGCGGCGAGCCAAGCTGGCTGAAGGACAGCCGGTTAAAGGCGCTGGAACTGGCAGCAAGCTTGGAGCTGCCGAAACTGGAAAAGACACGGATAGAACGCTGGAACGTGAACAACTATGGAACCTACAAAGCAAGCCAGCCTTTTACAGCACTTAGTGAAGCACCTGCTTCCATAACGGCCCTGATTCAGGGTCAGGAGGAAGGCAGTCTGATTATTCAACGCAATTCAGGCGCTGTCTATACACGGCTGGCTCCTGAGCTTGCTGCGCAAGGCGTGATTTTTACCGATTTGCAGACAGCAGTCAAAGAGCATGGAGATCTTGTGCAGCGTTATCTGCATAAGGCTGTGCTGCCAGACGAGCATTCCATTGCTGCACTTCATGCCGCCCTGTGGAACGGGGGAGTGTTCCTCTTCGTTCCCAAGAATGTGGTTATCGACACTCCGCTGCAAGCGGTGCTGCTGACGGACGACGCAGAAGCTGCTTTCGTTCCGCATATTCTGGTGGTTGCCGAATCAAACAGCTCAGTAACCTATGTAGATAACTATGTATCTGACAAAACTGAAGCCGGACTGCATAACGGTGCGGTTGAAGTATTTGTAGGTGCAGGCGCCAAAGTGCGCTTTGCCTCGGTACATCAGCTTGGCGTGGACACTACAGATGTGACCTACCGCCGTGCAGTGGTTGAGAACGATGGAACTATTGAGTGGATTGTCGGTGAAATGAATTACGGCGATACAGCGAGTGACACGAAGTCGGTGCTGAAAGGCAATGGTTCAAGCTCCGATGCCAAAGTGATCGCAGTAGGATCGGGTTCGCAGAAGCTGAACTATACGACGCAGGCGCAGCACTTCGGAAAGAATACGCCGAGTGACATGATTACCCGTGCTGTTATGCGGGATTCTGCGACTTCTATTATTAACGGAATTACGAAGATCGAAAAAGGCGCGACAAGAGCCGATGGACAGCAGACTGAGAAAGTTCTGATGCTGAGCCCGAAGGCACGCGGCGACGCCAACCCGATCCTTCTTATAGATGAAGATGATGTAACAGCCGGCCATGCCGCTTCCGTAGGACGGGTCAATTACGAGCAAGTGTTTTACCTGATGTCCCGCGGAATTACACGGCACGATGCAGAAACACTGATCATATACGGCTTCCTGGCACCTGTAGTGTCGCAAATTCCACTGGAGGGACTGCGCAATCAGCTCCAATCTCTTGTGGAAAGGAAGTTAGGCCAATGA
- a CDS encoding DUF1802 family protein, whose amino-acid sequence MNANPVALKEWAAAIQTLTEGRMIMLMRKGGIEEETRRFELKSPSFYLYPTYEHQRAELLKEPYRPLVSQTLEAGGADSAAISLNAYAEAAADLEVRNLNQLERLYPYHIWSEGLASERLRWKAKEPLHVLLLRVYVPEAPAIIQVRPEYSGCRSWIELESPPEAGNLRPVLGDEEFRIRKEEIISALGQ is encoded by the coding sequence TTGAACGCCAACCCCGTAGCCTTAAAAGAATGGGCCGCAGCCATCCAAACGCTGACAGAAGGACGGATGATTATGCTGATGCGCAAAGGGGGGATAGAGGAAGAAACACGGCGTTTTGAACTTAAAAGCCCTTCGTTCTATCTCTATCCCACTTATGAACACCAGCGTGCCGAACTGCTGAAGGAGCCATACCGCCCGCTCGTCTCCCAGACACTGGAAGCAGGCGGCGCTGATTCCGCTGCGATTTCATTGAATGCATACGCTGAAGCGGCTGCTGATTTGGAGGTTCGTAATTTGAATCAGCTGGAACGGCTGTACCCCTATCACATCTGGAGCGAAGGACTTGCGTCCGAAAGATTGCGCTGGAAAGCGAAGGAACCGCTTCATGTCCTGCTGCTTCGTGTATACGTTCCCGAGGCTCCCGCCATTATTCAAGTACGGCCGGAGTATTCAGGCTGCCGCTCCTGGATTGAACTGGAGTCCCCGCCTGAAGCCGGCAACTTGCGCCCGGTTCTGGGCGACGAAGAGTTCCGGATCAGGAAAGAGGAAATCATCTCTGCCCTTGGACAGTAA
- the sufU gene encoding Fe-S cluster assembly sulfur transfer protein SufU, producing the protein MNLDDLYRRVIMDHYKNPRNRGSFADDAVKIELNNPTCGDRITLQLKVEDGIVKDARYSGEGCSISMSSASMMTEAVKGQTIEHALELADKFSSLMKGETVDFGDYEDIEALSGVNKFPARIKCATLAWNALRKGIDVEEEHQQH; encoded by the coding sequence ATGAACTTGGATGACTTGTATAGACGCGTAATTATGGATCATTATAAAAATCCCCGGAATCGTGGTTCATTTGCAGACGACGCTGTGAAGATTGAGCTGAACAACCCGACCTGTGGCGACCGGATTACGCTGCAGCTTAAGGTAGAGGACGGCATCGTCAAAGATGCCCGGTATAGCGGCGAAGGCTGTTCGATCAGCATGTCGTCGGCTTCCATGATGACGGAAGCCGTCAAGGGACAGACTATAGAGCATGCGCTTGAGCTTGCTGACAAGTTCTCCTCCCTGATGAAGGGTGAGACAGTAGATTTCGGAGACTATGAAGATATAGAAGCCCTTTCCGGTGTTAATAAATTTCCGGCGCGGATCAAATGTGCCACATTGGCATGGAACGCGCTTCGCAAAGGAATAGACGTCGAAGAAGAACACCAACAACATTAG
- the sufC gene encoding Fe-S cluster assembly ATPase SufC — protein sequence MAADFVIEGLKATIEGKEILKGINLQMKGGEIHAIMGPNGTGKSTLASALMGHPKYVVTEGTAVLEGEDLLEMAVDERARAGLFLAMQYPSEISGVTNSDFLRSAINSRREEGSEISLIRFIRQMEAKMKELDMNPEFLHRYLNEGFSGGEKKRNEILQMMMLDPKIVILDEIDSGLDIDALKIVAEGVNSMRSPERGFLVITHYQRLLNYITPDYVHVMMQGRIVKSGGPELAQRLEAEGYEWVKEELGIEDETVGQEA from the coding sequence ATGGCAGCAGATTTTGTCATTGAAGGACTAAAAGCGACAATCGAAGGAAAAGAAATTCTGAAGGGTATCAATCTTCAGATGAAGGGCGGCGAAATTCACGCTATCATGGGTCCGAACGGTACAGGTAAAAGTACACTGGCTTCGGCACTCATGGGTCATCCAAAGTATGTAGTAACTGAAGGCACGGCTGTGCTGGAAGGTGAAGACCTGCTGGAGATGGCAGTAGATGAACGCGCACGCGCCGGTTTGTTCCTGGCCATGCAGTATCCGAGCGAGATCAGCGGAGTAACCAACTCCGACTTTCTGCGCAGCGCCATCAATTCGCGCCGTGAAGAAGGCAGTGAAATCTCCCTCATCCGTTTCATCCGTCAGATGGAAGCTAAGATGAAGGAACTGGATATGAATCCGGAATTCCTGCACCGTTATCTGAACGAAGGCTTCTCGGGCGGCGAGAAGAAACGCAACGAAATTCTCCAAATGATGATGCTGGATCCGAAGATCGTCATTCTTGACGAAATTGACTCCGGCCTTGATATTGATGCACTCAAAATTGTCGCTGAAGGTGTAAACTCGATGCGCAGCCCGGAACGCGGTTTCCTGGTTATTACCCACTACCAGCGTCTGCTTAACTACATCACGCCTGATTACGTGCATGTTATGATGCAGGGCCGCATTGTGAAATCCGGCGGACCTGAACTCGCGCAGCGTCTGGAAGCAGAAGGTTATGAATGGGTTAAAGAAGAACTCGGCATTGAAGATGAAACTGTAGGACAGGAAGCTTAA
- a CDS encoding cysteine desulfurase: protein MINSNIREQFPILNQKINGHPLVYLDSAATSQKPRQVIEAVKSYYEWDNANVHRGVHTLGSRATDAYEGAREKVAKFIHARSTKEIIFTRGTTTALNIVASSYGPAVLSEGDEIVITQMEHHSNFIPWQQLAKKTGATLKFLPLQKDGTITLEDAENTITDKTKIVAIAYVSNVMGVTHPIKELAAIAHRKGAVIVVDGAQSTPHMKVDVQELDCDFYAFSGHKMLAPTGIGALYGKKALLEAMEPVEFGGEMIDDVGLYESTWKELPWKFEGGTPIIAGAVGLGAAIDFLQEIGLDEIHRHEIQLAAYAEQRLAEVDGLTLYGPRNRQVGVVTFNLGDVHPHDVATVLDAEGIAVRAGHHCCQPLMRWLEVSSTARASFYLYNTEQDVDALVQALIKAKEYFAYELG, encoded by the coding sequence ATGATTAACAGTAACATCCGGGAGCAATTTCCCATCCTGAATCAAAAGATTAACGGCCATCCGCTGGTTTATCTGGACAGTGCGGCAACTTCACAGAAACCGCGCCAAGTCATCGAAGCGGTGAAATCCTATTATGAATGGGATAACGCCAACGTCCACCGCGGTGTGCATACTCTGGGCAGCCGGGCTACGGATGCTTATGAGGGAGCCCGCGAGAAGGTTGCGAAGTTCATTCATGCCCGTAGCACGAAGGAGATTATCTTTACCCGCGGCACAACGACAGCGTTAAATATAGTGGCTTCTTCTTATGGCCCTGCTGTTCTTAGTGAAGGCGACGAAATTGTCATCACCCAGATGGAGCATCACAGCAACTTTATTCCATGGCAGCAGTTGGCCAAGAAGACTGGGGCAACCCTGAAATTTCTACCGCTGCAGAAGGATGGAACGATTACCCTGGAGGATGCCGAGAATACGATTACGGACAAGACCAAAATCGTAGCCATCGCGTATGTATCCAATGTTATGGGGGTTACCCATCCGATTAAAGAGCTTGCAGCCATTGCTCACCGCAAGGGTGCAGTTATCGTGGTGGACGGAGCACAGAGCACGCCGCATATGAAGGTCGATGTCCAGGAGCTGGATTGCGATTTCTATGCGTTCTCCGGTCACAAGATGCTGGCCCCGACCGGCATCGGTGCTTTGTACGGTAAGAAGGCATTGCTGGAAGCTATGGAGCCGGTTGAGTTCGGCGGCGAGATGATTGATGACGTCGGTCTTTATGAATCCACTTGGAAAGAGCTGCCTTGGAAGTTCGAAGGCGGGACACCGATTATCGCTGGTGCCGTCGGATTGGGAGCAGCAATTGATTTCCTGCAGGAGATCGGACTGGATGAAATTCACCGTCATGAAATCCAGCTTGCCGCTTACGCGGAGCAGCGTCTTGCAGAGGTTGACGGCTTGACACTGTATGGCCCGCGTAATCGTCAGGTGGGTGTAGTCACATTCAATCTGGGTGATGTGCATCCGCATGATGTGGCGACGGTGCTGGATGCGGAAGGTATTGCCGTCCGCGCCGGCCATCATTGCTGCCAACCGCTGATGCGCTGGCTTGAGGTAAGCTCAACGGCACGGGCCAGCTTCTACCTCTACAATACGGAACAGGATGTAGATGCGCTGGTCCAAGCTTTAATCAAGGCAAAGGAGTATTTCGCCTATGAACTTGGATGA
- a CDS encoding ABC transporter ATP-binding protein, protein MKLEAKQATAASTKHNKTEEQTLEERFVYKDDDQIDKSFDWKQFTRLFGYMKPYAKQMLPLVSALMVLGTVTKLTVPFLTSMAIDKAIAPKEGNPSLTLLYTLTVSVIVLYLIQWIAGVYRIKYTNVIGQRVIYDLRSDLFRHIQKLSFNFFDKRPAGSVLVRVTNDINSLQDLFTNGVVNLMIDCVQLVGITVILLLINWKLGLAVMVTVPVMFLVSTKLRQKIRIAWQDVRMKNSRINSHLNESIQGIRVTQAYTQEQENMHYFDAMNMDSRKSWNKASAMNQAFGPIIEITGGFGTMILFWLGAYLIQSGELTVGYLVAFSTYVSNFWDPINRLGQMYNQLLVAMASSERIFEYLDEQPSVQDKPGATPLPKIQGDIRFNKVIFEYEKGRAALKGIDLDVKAGQSIALVGHTGSGKSTIINLIGRFYDIKSGDITIDGKDVREVTLQSLREQIGIVLQDTFIFSGTIRDNIRFGRLDATDKEVEEVAKAVDAHDFIMKLPGGYETEVEERGSALSMGQRQLLSFARALLADPRILILDEATASIDTETEIKIQEALKILLQGRTSFIVAHRLSTIRHADKIIVLDHGEIKEEGNHAELTARDGIYNGLIEAQFRFL, encoded by the coding sequence ATGAAGCTTGAAGCCAAACAAGCCACAGCGGCTAGTACAAAGCACAATAAAACCGAGGAACAGACGCTTGAGGAACGTTTTGTATACAAGGATGATGACCAGATCGACAAATCCTTTGACTGGAAGCAGTTCACGAGGTTGTTCGGATATATGAAGCCTTACGCGAAGCAGATGCTTCCGCTCGTCTCTGCTCTGATGGTTCTTGGCACAGTCACGAAGCTTACGGTCCCTTTTCTGACCAGTATGGCTATTGACAAGGCAATTGCCCCGAAAGAGGGGAACCCCAGCTTAACGTTACTGTACACACTTACGGTAAGTGTAATTGTACTGTACCTGATCCAGTGGATCGCAGGGGTGTACCGGATCAAATATACTAATGTTATAGGCCAACGAGTTATTTATGATTTGCGCTCGGACCTGTTCCGGCATATCCAGAAGCTATCTTTTAACTTTTTCGATAAACGCCCGGCCGGCTCGGTACTGGTACGGGTAACGAATGATATTAACTCCCTGCAGGATCTGTTCACCAACGGGGTCGTGAATTTAATGATCGACTGTGTGCAGCTGGTCGGCATTACTGTGATTCTGCTGCTGATCAACTGGAAACTGGGGCTTGCCGTGATGGTTACGGTGCCGGTTATGTTCCTGGTTTCAACCAAGCTGCGGCAGAAGATCCGGATTGCCTGGCAGGATGTGCGGATGAAGAACTCGCGGATCAATTCACATTTGAATGAGTCGATCCAAGGTATCCGGGTAACTCAGGCCTACACACAGGAACAGGAAAATATGCATTACTTTGACGCGATGAACATGGATAGCCGGAAATCGTGGAACAAGGCTTCAGCGATGAACCAGGCTTTTGGCCCGATTATTGAAATAACAGGCGGGTTCGGCACCATGATCCTGTTCTGGTTGGGGGCATACTTGATCCAATCCGGAGAGCTGACCGTCGGTTACCTGGTGGCATTCAGTACGTATGTGAGCAACTTCTGGGACCCGATCAACCGCTTGGGCCAGATGTACAATCAACTGCTTGTAGCTATGGCGTCTTCAGAACGGATCTTTGAGTATCTGGATGAGCAGCCTTCGGTTCAGGATAAACCGGGGGCAACACCACTGCCGAAGATTCAAGGGGATATCCGTTTTAACAAGGTCATCTTCGAATATGAAAAGGGCCGTGCGGCGCTGAAGGGTATTGATCTGGACGTCAAGGCCGGCCAGTCGATTGCGCTTGTGGGCCACACGGGCTCCGGTAAAAGTACGATCATTAACCTGATCGGCCGGTTCTATGACATTAAGAGCGGCGATATTACCATCGACGGCAAGGATGTCCGTGAGGTTACCCTGCAGAGTCTCCGGGAGCAGATAGGTATCGTACTGCAGGATACGTTTATCTTCTCAGGAACGATCCGCGACAACATCCGTTTCGGGCGGCTGGATGCCACCGACAAGGAGGTTGAAGAGGTCGCAAAGGCAGTGGATGCCCATGACTTCATCATGAAACTGCCCGGCGGTTACGAAACCGAGGTGGAGGAGCGGGGGAGTGCGCTGTCCATGGGCCAGCGTCAGCTGCTTTCCTTTGCCCGGGCACTCCTGGCCGATCCGCGTATTCTGATCCTGGATGAAGCTACGGCGAGTATTGATACCGAGACGGAGATCAAAATTCAGGAAGCGCTGAAGATTCTGCTGCAGGGCCGCACCTCCTTTATCGTGGCCCACCGTCTGTCAACGATCCGCCACGCCGATAAAATTATCGTGCTGGATCACGGAGAGATTAAGGAAGAAGGCAATCATGCCGAGCTTACCGCCAGAGATGGCATTTATAACGGTTTAATCGAAGCGCAGTTCCGCTTCTTATAG
- a CDS encoding DUF7667 family protein: MLPVHQRLAELYTVSCRRPLTAAEEAEQRHCLQVNTMYCWEMARLTHEAVLAAHTEDTEWQQEISAQMFEVRISGKVGKRRH; this comes from the coding sequence ATGCTACCGGTTCATCAGCGTCTAGCAGAGCTTTATACTGTAAGCTGCAGGCGCCCGCTAACGGCGGCCGAAGAAGCCGAGCAGCGTCATTGCCTGCAGGTGAACACCATGTATTGCTGGGAGATGGCAAGGCTGACCCATGAGGCTGTTCTTGCTGCGCATACAGAGGACACCGAATGGCAGCAGGAGATCAGCGCACAGATGTTTGAAGTGCGTATTTCCGGCAAAGTTGGGAAACGACGCCACTAG
- a CDS encoding Dps family protein: MAKASNKVNTASLEQVLNRQVANLNVLYVKVHNFHWYVKGEQFFALHVKFEELYDDITLKMDEVAERLLSIKGSPAATMKEYLEIATIQEATGKEDARGMVQSLIEDFATVSEELTEGIELAENASDQPTADLFIKIRSDLEKQQWMLRSFLG, from the coding sequence ATGGCTAAAGCATCTAACAAAGTAAACACTGCATCATTGGAACAAGTCCTCAACCGTCAAGTTGCGAACCTGAATGTATTGTACGTTAAAGTTCATAACTTTCACTGGTATGTCAAAGGCGAACAATTTTTCGCCCTGCATGTGAAATTTGAAGAGCTTTATGATGATATTACGCTGAAAATGGACGAAGTTGCTGAACGCCTGCTGAGTATCAAAGGCAGCCCTGCAGCTACAATGAAAGAATATCTGGAGATTGCCACCATTCAGGAAGCAACGGGCAAAGAAGATGCCCGGGGCATGGTCCAATCCCTCATTGAAGATTTTGCTACGGTATCCGAAGAACTTACGGAAGGCATTGAGCTTGCGGAGAACGCCAGTGATCAGCCGACAGCCGATTTGTTCATCAAGATCCGCTCCGATCTGGAGAAGCAGCAATGGATGCTGCGCTCGTTCCTGGGCTGA